One region of Nitrospirota bacterium genomic DNA includes:
- the nadC gene encoding carboxylating nicotinate-nucleotide diphosphorylase has product MIAPLSALREFVERALAEDIGRGDATTDALFAKAVLAEGRIAAKASTVMAGGPVAALVFQTLDPTIWTTVDTEDGQSVEAGTTLLTVRGDGRSILTGERVALNILQRLCGIAALTRQFVDAVRGYACRITDTRKTPAGWRMLDKYAVRCGGGSNHRFGLDDGILIKDTHLALSGGIAESVRQARAHAGHLVKVEIEVSTVSGAREALEAGADAILLDNMSLDDIRAAVASVKSRAVIEVSGGVTLATVRDIAALGVDCISVGALTHSAPAADLHLELWRT; this is encoded by the coding sequence TTGATCGCCCCACTGTCAGCACTCCGAGAATTCGTCGAGCGCGCCCTTGCCGAGGACATCGGTCGCGGCGATGCCACGACCGATGCGCTCTTCGCCAAAGCGGTGCTGGCCGAAGGCCGAATCGCCGCGAAGGCATCGACGGTCATGGCTGGCGGCCCGGTCGCCGCGCTGGTATTTCAGACCCTGGATCCGACGATCTGGACAACGGTGGACACAGAAGACGGCCAGTCCGTTGAGGCCGGGACGACACTGCTCACGGTCCGCGGCGACGGCCGTTCGATTCTGACCGGCGAACGCGTCGCGTTGAATATTCTCCAACGTCTCTGCGGGATCGCCGCCTTGACCCGCCAATTTGTCGACGCCGTGCGCGGCTACGCCTGCCGAATCACCGATACGCGGAAGACGCCGGCGGGATGGCGGATGCTCGACAAGTACGCCGTTCGCTGCGGGGGCGGCTCGAATCACCGCTTCGGGCTCGACGACGGCATCTTGATCAAAGACACCCACCTCGCGCTGTCGGGCGGCATTGCAGAGTCGGTTCGACAGGCCAGAGCCCATGCGGGACACCTCGTCAAAGTCGAAATCGAAGTCTCAACCGTTTCGGGGGCTCGAGAAGCCCTGGAAGCCGGTGCGGACGCGATCTTGCTCGACAACATGTCGCTGGACGACATCCGTGCCGCGGTCGCTTCGGTCAAAAGCCGCGCTGTGATCGAGGTATCCGGGGGTGTCACGTTGGCCACGGTTCGAGACATCGCGGCCCTGGGCGTTGACTGTATCTCAGTCGGCGCGTTGACCCACTCGGCGCCCGCAGCGGATCTGCACCTCGAACTATGGCGGACCTGA
- a CDS encoding biotin--[acetyl-CoA-carboxylase] ligase translates to MADLTPAAVQRHLDSSVVWRLHFFDEVTSTNTVALDLAEAGAPDRTAVLADSQIAGRGREGREWRTHRGSAIALSAIIRPSSGPEWWPWIGLVAAVATRDAVERVSGAVGRLKWPNDILLNGRKVAGVLTETRWHPLQTERRAVVVGIGVNVNNRAATLPESFAASATSILDATGTIIDRSVLVAEMLNGLATELDGLPHSADALRSRWTAASATAGSRVAVSTPTGLIEGVDDGLDSLGRLIIRTRDGRTHAVHTGEVLLLRTMSPPVA, encoded by the coding sequence ATGGCGGACCTGACGCCGGCCGCGGTGCAGCGGCACCTGGACAGCTCTGTTGTCTGGCGCCTTCACTTTTTCGACGAAGTCACGTCCACCAACACAGTGGCCTTGGACCTGGCGGAGGCCGGAGCACCGGACCGTACCGCGGTACTGGCCGACTCCCAAATCGCGGGGCGCGGCCGAGAAGGCCGCGAGTGGCGAACGCATCGAGGCAGCGCGATCGCGCTCTCGGCGATCATTCGACCCTCTTCAGGTCCCGAGTGGTGGCCGTGGATCGGTCTGGTTGCAGCGGTCGCAACCCGGGACGCGGTTGAACGCGTCTCCGGAGCGGTGGGGCGCCTCAAGTGGCCGAACGATATCTTGCTCAACGGACGAAAAGTGGCCGGCGTGCTGACTGAAACACGATGGCACCCTCTCCAGACGGAGCGTCGCGCCGTAGTGGTGGGCATCGGCGTCAACGTCAACAATCGCGCGGCGACCCTTCCCGAATCGTTCGCCGCTTCCGCCACATCGATTTTGGATGCCACCGGGACGATCATCGATCGCAGCGTCTTGGTTGCCGAGATGCTCAACGGTTTGGCGACCGAACTCGACGGACTGCCGCACAGCGCAGATGCCCTGCGGTCTCGATGGACGGCCGCCAGTGCGACGGCGGGCAGCCGGGTGGCGGTGTCCACCCCAACCGGCCTGATCGAGGGCGTGGACGATGGGCTGGATTCGCTGGGCCGGTTGATCATTCGGACACGCGATGGCCGCACCCATGCCGTGCATACCGGAGAAGTGTTGTTGCTTCGCACCATGTCACCCCCCGTGGCGTAA